Proteins from a genomic interval of Mesobacillus sp. S13:
- a CDS encoding serine hydrolase domain-containing protein: MKRLLMSVVLGVSLLGSGCSNQEGAVTESKKEVILQETEAYWPTKQWRTSLPEAQGMDSSKLVELYEQLEGNDKVHSFIVVRNGYIVGEKYGGTYSENSSHNVYSVTKSILGAVAGIAAEEKVIKLEDRVLNFFHDVPIENMSQAKKHLTIKNLLTMTTGFDWPEWTENKGVWTNWDNSEDQVKYYLDQQINEEQVGKFNYSSGDPHTLSAILQQRLGKTTSEYAFEKLFEPIGMNSVRWSPDKKGISMGGAGIFMTPRDMAKFGLLYLNKGQWDGNQIVPMEWVEESISPQAATEIPGGENYGYYFWLTEMDGHKVYEAMGAHGQFIGVIPDLNIVAVQTASGNDFDALLKEYVIPAAVSEEPIKVNEEANKRLKELME; the protein is encoded by the coding sequence ATGAAGAGACTTTTAATGTCAGTGGTTTTGGGGGTCAGTTTACTGGGCAGTGGCTGTTCTAATCAAGAGGGTGCAGTAACAGAGAGCAAGAAAGAAGTTATTCTTCAAGAGACGGAGGCTTATTGGCCGACAAAGCAATGGCGAACGTCCTTGCCAGAGGCGCAGGGAATGGATAGCTCCAAGCTTGTGGAACTTTATGAACAGCTTGAAGGCAATGATAAAGTCCATAGTTTCATAGTGGTAAGAAACGGCTACATCGTAGGGGAAAAATATGGTGGGACATATTCAGAAAACAGCAGCCATAATGTATACTCAGTTACCAAGAGCATTCTCGGGGCTGTTGCTGGTATTGCAGCTGAAGAAAAAGTAATTAAATTGGAAGACCGGGTTTTGAACTTTTTTCATGATGTACCAATTGAAAATATGTCACAGGCTAAGAAACACTTGACCATCAAGAATTTACTGACGATGACCACTGGATTCGATTGGCCGGAGTGGACGGAAAACAAAGGCGTTTGGACAAATTGGGATAACAGCGAGGATCAAGTGAAGTATTATCTGGATCAGCAGATCAACGAAGAGCAGGTAGGCAAATTTAATTACTCGAGTGGTGATCCGCACACACTTTCAGCCATCCTCCAACAAAGGCTGGGCAAAACAACATCAGAATATGCTTTTGAAAAGCTCTTTGAACCAATAGGCATGAATAGTGTCCGATGGAGCCCTGATAAAAAGGGGATATCAATGGGCGGTGCTGGTATCTTTATGACCCCGAGGGATATGGCTAAGTTTGGTCTTTTATATTTAAATAAAGGCCAATGGGACGGCAACCAAATTGTTCCGATGGAATGGGTCGAAGAATCTATTTCTCCGCAGGCAGCTACAGAGATTCCCGGGGGCGAAAACTATGGATACTATTTCTGGCTGACTGAAATGGATGGCCACAAAGTATATGAGGCGATGGGAGCGCATGGACAGTTCATTGGAGTCATTCCCGACCTCAATATCGTAGCTGTACAGACTGCTTCAGGCAATGACTTTGACGCTCTGCTAAAAGAATATGTCATTCCGGCTGCAGTTTCGGAAGAACCAATTAAGGTAAATGAAGAGGCGAATAAAAGACTAAAAGAACTTATGGAATGA
- a CDS encoding formate/nitrite transporter family protein has translation MEVQALQEVEKLALKKHKIFKQSRTRYLARAALASMFIGFGVIVAFKTGNPFYVEHSPFAYPIAAITFGAAIILIAYGGGDLFTGNTFYYTFTALRKRMAWVQVARMWIYSYIGNIIGAVAFAFLIYTTGLFNDHSVNGFLLSVAEKKTLAPTSELFFRGILCNWLVCLAFFLPMSMKGDGAKMFAMVFFVYCFFISGYEHSIANMCTFAISMVLDDPQSVTFAGVIHNLIPVTIGNLIGGGIMMGWMYYYANKPFFEE, from the coding sequence TTGGAAGTACAAGCCTTACAAGAAGTCGAAAAACTGGCTTTAAAGAAGCACAAAATTTTCAAACAGAGCAGGACACGCTATTTGGCAAGAGCTGCCTTGGCTTCGATGTTCATCGGCTTTGGGGTGATTGTTGCGTTCAAGACGGGAAATCCATTTTATGTGGAACACTCGCCCTTTGCCTACCCTATAGCGGCCATTACATTCGGTGCAGCCATTATCCTGATTGCCTATGGTGGAGGTGATTTGTTTACAGGCAACACCTTTTATTATACGTTTACGGCACTGAGAAAAAGAATGGCCTGGGTGCAGGTGGCCAGGATGTGGATTTACAGCTATATCGGGAATATCATTGGCGCAGTTGCGTTCGCTTTTTTGATTTACACAACAGGATTATTTAATGATCATTCGGTAAATGGTTTCTTGTTGAGTGTCGCTGAAAAAAAGACACTTGCACCAACTTCAGAGCTATTTTTCAGGGGAATTCTCTGTAACTGGCTCGTCTGCCTGGCATTCTTCCTGCCGATGTCAATGAAGGGCGACGGAGCAAAAATGTTCGCAATGGTGTTCTTCGTCTACTGCTTCTTCATATCGGGCTATGAACACAGCATCGCCAATATGTGCACCTTTGCGATCAGCATGGTCCTCGATGACCCACAGTCCGTTACCTTTGCAGGTGTGATCCACAATTTGATTCCCGTGACGATTGGCAATCTCATTGGCGGCGGGATTATGATGGGCTGGATGTATTATTATGCGAACAAACCATTTTTTGAGGAATGA
- a CDS encoding MFS transporter produces the protein MTQQQKAKRNLRIMWFANFFIAGSMTMVMPFLSLYIETFGDFSERYVQNWSGLTFGITFVTAFLFSPAIGRLGDRFGRKMILIFMAFGMGFSVFLLGLANSVWELFLLRMFMGLFSGFIPVSQALISTQTSKEQAGKVLGTLQTGSITGALLGPMIGGVLADSLGYAVTFQSTSAFIVLSGLLVFMVMEYRVDIKNGSKTNYSRKEVLQHIFKNPIMVNVLLMSMLVQIAHFSIQPILSLYVGELHGPENLAFFSGIAFSAAGLGNLLMARKWGQIADRVGYIKILVLLLFLSAIIYLPGGFVGNIWQLVLIRFLLGITIGGIIPVRVAYIRQEAPVAMQGEVLGYNTSLRFFGNIVGPILGGFLAGYFGFSSVFVLTSVLLLVSGIVLFASMQRNPKFVRDTF, from the coding sequence ATGACCCAGCAGCAAAAGGCGAAACGCAACTTGAGGATCATGTGGTTCGCGAATTTCTTTATCGCCGGCAGCATGACAATGGTGATGCCCTTTCTCTCTTTATACATTGAGACGTTCGGTGATTTTTCAGAAAGGTATGTCCAAAATTGGTCGGGCTTGACCTTCGGGATTACATTCGTTACTGCATTTCTATTCTCTCCGGCAATCGGAAGGCTTGGAGACCGGTTCGGCCGGAAAATGATCCTGATTTTCATGGCTTTCGGCATGGGCTTTTCAGTTTTCCTGTTAGGATTAGCCAATTCTGTATGGGAATTATTTTTACTTAGGATGTTCATGGGGTTATTCTCAGGTTTCATCCCTGTGTCGCAGGCTCTGATATCCACGCAGACGTCAAAGGAACAGGCCGGCAAGGTATTAGGAACTCTCCAGACAGGCAGTATAACCGGCGCCCTTCTAGGACCGATGATCGGCGGGGTACTTGCCGATTCCCTAGGCTACGCGGTAACCTTCCAATCCACCTCGGCCTTCATCGTCCTGTCAGGATTGTTAGTGTTCATGGTGATGGAATACAGGGTTGATATCAAAAACGGATCAAAAACAAATTACAGCCGCAAAGAAGTTCTTCAGCATATCTTCAAAAACCCAATCATGGTGAATGTCCTGCTCATGTCCATGCTTGTCCAGATTGCCCATTTCAGTATCCAGCCAATATTGTCTCTATATGTTGGTGAGCTGCACGGGCCTGAAAATCTCGCTTTCTTTTCTGGAATCGCCTTTTCGGCAGCAGGGCTCGGCAACTTGTTGATGGCACGGAAATGGGGGCAAATTGCCGACCGGGTTGGCTACATTAAAATACTTGTCTTGCTCCTGTTTTTATCAGCGATCATCTATCTGCCAGGCGGTTTTGTGGGGAACATCTGGCAGCTGGTGCTGATCCGGTTCCTGCTCGGAATCACCATCGGAGGAATCATACCAGTCAGGGTTGCCTATATCAGGCAAGAAGCACCGGTGGCCATGCAGGGAGAGGTACTCGGCTACAACACAAGTCTCCGTTTCTTCGGGAACATTGTCGGTCCAATACTAGGCGGTTTTCTTGCCGGATACTTCGGCTTCAGCTCAGTATTCGTATTGACAAGCGTGCTGCTGCTCGTAAGCGGCATTGTCCTATTTGCGTCGATGCAGCGCAATCCGAAGTTCGTCAGGGATACATTTTAA
- a CDS encoding VOC family protein, with translation MTFKFKAIDHIQLAAPKGSEEQARKFFGEILGFEEIEKPAELKKRGGAWFQFGNCQIHIGIEEPFVPARKAHPAFEMENIEGLKQHLTSTGIDYIKDDKLPGANRIYVNDPFGNRIELLEWLK, from the coding sequence ATGACATTCAAATTTAAAGCGATCGATCATATACAGCTAGCAGCACCTAAGGGTTCGGAAGAACAGGCACGGAAATTTTTTGGAGAAATATTGGGCTTTGAAGAGATTGAAAAGCCAGCTGAGTTGAAAAAGCGTGGCGGAGCATGGTTTCAATTCGGGAATTGCCAAATCCATATTGGCATTGAGGAACCTTTTGTACCCGCACGGAAAGCCCATCCGGCATTTGAAATGGAGAATATTGAAGGATTGAAACAGCATTTGACTTCTACAGGAATTGATTACATTAAAGATGACAAGTTGCCAGGCGCAAATCGCATATATGTCAACGACCCATTTGGGAATAGAATTGAATTGCTCGAATGGCTGAAATAA
- a CDS encoding basic amino acid ABC transporter substrate-binding protein, whose amino-acid sequence MKKRFLAIVMMAIMALVISACGTSSSGGESDAEKKELRVVTDAAYAPFEYMEGDKIVGFDIDFLKAAAKEAGYELKFENVGWDPIFVEIKSKRADMAVSSISINDERKQTYDFSLPYFLSTNKILVREDSDIKTAADLKGKVVAVQNGTTGQEAMDKLLGKNNKDIKKFDNNNLAIMEMLSGGADAVVADNGVVEVYAKNNPKEKLKVIEDSNSFEAEYYGILFPKGTDLKADFDKAIKKIVENGTYEKIYQEWFGQEPNIEMLKAEQEASE is encoded by the coding sequence ATGAAAAAAAGATTTCTTGCCATTGTGATGATGGCAATCATGGCGCTTGTAATCTCGGCTTGCGGTACAAGCTCAAGCGGAGGGGAATCGGACGCTGAAAAGAAGGAATTAAGAGTCGTCACGGACGCAGCGTATGCACCATTTGAGTACATGGAAGGCGACAAAATTGTTGGTTTCGATATCGATTTCCTTAAGGCAGCCGCGAAAGAAGCAGGGTATGAACTAAAGTTTGAGAATGTCGGCTGGGATCCGATTTTTGTGGAAATCAAGAGTAAGAGGGCTGACATGGCCGTCTCCTCGATTTCCATCAATGATGAGCGCAAGCAGACTTATGATTTTTCGCTGCCGTATTTCTTATCCACCAATAAAATCCTTGTCCGCGAAGACAGCGATATCAAAACTGCGGCTGACCTAAAAGGCAAGGTAGTGGCTGTCCAGAACGGAACAACGGGGCAGGAAGCAATGGATAAGCTTCTCGGCAAGAACAATAAGGACATCAAAAAGTTCGACAACAACAATTTGGCCATCATGGAAATGCTTTCTGGCGGAGCAGATGCAGTCGTTGCTGATAATGGCGTCGTCGAAGTGTACGCTAAAAACAATCCGAAAGAAAAACTAAAGGTCATTGAAGACAGTAACAGCTTCGAGGCGGAATACTATGGCATCCTGTTCCCAAAAGGTACAGATTTGAAAGCGGACTTTGATAAAGCAATCAAGAAAATCGTCGAGAATGGCACATATGAAAAAATCTATCAAGAATGGTTCGGTCAGGAGCCTAACATTGAAATGCTGAAAGCAGAACAAGAAGCATCAGAATAA
- a CDS encoding amino acid ABC transporter permease: MDFRFDIIVEYTPYLIKGTLLTIGLSLAGILIGTILGLFIGLGKIQRRKLLTWPFVWYITFFRGTPLFVQILLIHFGVVPMLIGETNGIVATIIALSLNAAAYIAEIFRAGIQSIDRGQMEAARSLGMTHVQAMRYVILPQAFKRMIPPLGNEFIVLIKESSLAAIVATPEIMYWGRAMAGQYYRVWEPYLTAAVIYLLLTLSLSFLLNLLERRLKTE; the protein is encoded by the coding sequence ATGGATTTTCGTTTTGATATTATCGTTGAATATACTCCTTATCTAATAAAAGGGACGCTGCTGACAATCGGGCTGTCATTGGCCGGAATTTTAATCGGGACAATCCTCGGGCTGTTCATCGGTCTCGGCAAGATCCAGCGGCGAAAACTGCTGACCTGGCCATTTGTCTGGTATATCACTTTCTTTAGGGGAACCCCGTTATTTGTGCAGATCCTGCTGATTCATTTTGGTGTGGTTCCGATGCTCATTGGAGAAACGAACGGGATTGTCGCGACGATCATCGCGCTGTCCCTGAACGCAGCAGCCTATATAGCTGAAATCTTCAGGGCCGGAATCCAGTCGATTGACCGCGGCCAGATGGAAGCCGCCCGCTCACTGGGAATGACCCATGTGCAGGCAATGAGGTATGTCATATTACCGCAGGCTTTCAAGCGGATGATTCCGCCTCTGGGGAATGAGTTCATTGTACTGATCAAGGAATCATCCCTGGCAGCGATCGTCGCGACTCCGGAAATCATGTACTGGGGACGGGCAATGGCAGGGCAGTACTACCGAGTATGGGAACCGTACCTCACCGCGGCAGTCATTTACTTACTACTGACCCTGTCGCTTAGCTTTTTACTAAATCTCCTCGAAAGAAGGCTGAAAACAGAATGA
- a CDS encoding amino acid ABC transporter ATP-binding protein, translating to MIKIANLQKSFGSQKVLNGIDVEVQPQEVVVVIGPSGSGKSTFLRCINLLETITDGHVLIEDIDITDKGTDINKVREEVGMVFQHFNLFPHKTVIENIMLAPLKVRGVSEQQAREKGMELLKKVGLEDKADTYPDSLSGGQKQRVAIARALAMEPKIMLFDEPTSALDPEMVGEVLEVIKQLAREGMTMVVVTHEMGFAREVGDRVIFMDGGLVVEENKPNEIFENPQHERTKAFLSKVL from the coding sequence ATGATTAAAATCGCTAATCTGCAAAAATCATTTGGCAGCCAAAAGGTGTTGAATGGAATAGATGTTGAGGTTCAGCCACAGGAAGTAGTTGTTGTGATTGGTCCGTCTGGTTCAGGCAAATCAACCTTCCTCCGCTGCATAAACTTACTGGAAACGATCACGGACGGACATGTGCTGATCGAAGATATTGACATTACCGATAAAGGGACGGATATCAACAAAGTGCGCGAAGAGGTCGGTATGGTATTCCAGCACTTCAATCTGTTCCCCCATAAGACAGTGATTGAAAACATCATGCTGGCGCCGCTGAAGGTACGAGGTGTTTCCGAACAGCAGGCAAGGGAGAAAGGAATGGAGCTTCTGAAAAAAGTAGGTCTCGAAGATAAAGCTGATACCTACCCAGACTCCCTTTCCGGAGGACAAAAGCAGCGGGTGGCCATCGCCCGCGCCCTTGCGATGGAACCCAAAATCATGCTCTTCGATGAACCTACCTCAGCCCTCGATCCAGAAATGGTCGGCGAGGTGTTAGAGGTCATTAAACAACTGGCACGCGAAGGAATGACGATGGTCGTCGTTACGCATGAAATGGGCTTTGCCCGCGAAGTCGGTGACCGCGTCATTTTCATGGACGGAGGACTTGTAGTTGAAGAGAACAAGCCGAATGAGATTTTCGAAAATCCGCAGCATGAGCGGACGAAAGCATTTTTGAGCAAGGTTTTATAG
- a CDS encoding MBL fold metallo-hydrolase gives MRVIKEGYLYQLTFMPRVFPVNCYFIEEEDGLTLIDAALPNSAKAILQAAEKIGKEIKRIVLTHAHGDHIGALDELKAKLDVPVYISARDSRLLAGDTSLDSTEPQTPIRGGIPKNIKTRPDILMKEGDEIGSLRAISTPGHTPGSMSFLDQRTNILIAGDAFQTRGGTAVSGVTIPWFPFPAMATWNKDTALQSARKIMELKPALLAVGHGELLRNPAAYIEKAIHKAEEAFTK, from the coding sequence ATGAGAGTGATCAAAGAGGGGTATTTATATCAGCTGACGTTCATGCCAAGGGTTTTTCCAGTGAATTGTTATTTTATCGAGGAGGAGGATGGGCTGACATTAATTGATGCGGCGCTTCCGAATAGTGCGAAAGCAATCTTGCAGGCTGCTGAAAAAATCGGGAAAGAAATCAAGCGAATTGTTTTGACTCATGCACATGGCGACCACATAGGTGCGCTTGATGAACTGAAAGCGAAACTTGATGTTCCAGTTTATATTTCTGCTCGCGATTCCCGCCTTTTAGCTGGTGATACCTCTCTTGATTCGACTGAACCGCAGACACCGATTCGCGGCGGCATACCAAAAAACATCAAAACAAGACCGGATATTCTTATGAAGGAAGGGGATGAAATCGGTTCTTTGCGGGCAATTTCAACTCCAGGGCACACACCGGGATCGATGTCATTCCTTGACCAGAGAACAAACATCCTGATTGCGGGAGATGCATTCCAGACCAGGGGCGGTACAGCCGTTTCAGGGGTGACAATCCCGTGGTTCCCTTTTCCGGCAATGGCGACCTGGAATAAGGACACAGCACTTCAGAGTGCCCGGAAAATCATGGAGCTAAAACCAGCACTTCTTGCGGTTGGGCACGGGGAACTGTTGCGAAATCCTGCAGCATATATAGAA